A genomic stretch from Spongiibacter nanhainus includes:
- a CDS encoding DUF2007 domain-containing protein, with translation MLVTVSTYSFPYEAHIAKAKLDAEGIPAFVADEHTINMQWLFSNAMGGVKLQVPQTFVERALEVLSEDDEAALLQQQGGDFPVCPQCGSAETEYYRIGKRWAFLVFLGIDFPLFPTKDGIRCKACGAISET, from the coding sequence ATGCTCGTTACCGTCTCTACCTACAGCTTCCCCTACGAAGCTCACATTGCCAAGGCCAAGCTGGACGCCGAGGGTATACCCGCCTTTGTGGCGGACGAGCACACCATTAATATGCAGTGGCTTTTCTCCAACGCGATGGGCGGCGTCAAGCTTCAGGTTCCGCAAACATTTGTCGAGCGAGCTCTGGAGGTTTTAAGTGAGGACGATGAGGCGGCCCTCTTGCAGCAACAGGGCGGGGACTTCCCGGTTTGCCCTCAGTGCGGCAGTGCCGAGACAGAGTACTATCGAATCGGTAAACGCTGGGCCTTTCTGGTTTTTCTCGGTATCGACTTTCCGTTGTTTCCCACCAAGGATGGAATTCGTTGTAAGGCCTGCGGGGCAATCAGCGAGACCTGA
- a CDS encoding MFS transporter, translated as MADTGAAPMQEVLHDSKLTPMQWLILTLGMLASMIEGFDIVVIAYASPAISADWGIPAEKMGLVLSAGVFGMTLGAMFLSWIADRYGRRMAVSGSLIVAGITTSAIMVSHTATDLIILRAVAGLALGLLVASLTPLMGEFSPARHRVLIISIMVAGASAGAVIGGMLTGALIETLGWKPIFLYAGLLTIVVGIASQLVIPESIAFTIKRHPEIALDKVNKTLKFIGQPQVASLPPVSEGESAEKAAVTSLLTPSRRNTTLLAWAAFFTGFVVVYFISSWMPQVLTNAGLPQQQAIQGTAAIPFGSIIGTMMMGYLAKRYALNKIIAAGFVLGTLCIFAVGGMTNSINAIPYAAIWIMLFLIGITLMGAFSNLYNIALAIYPAQVRSTGLGWAAGLGRAGAVISPLLAGVLMGLGLSMPVLFVIFAVPALAAAVCTWMITPKELP; from the coding sequence ATGGCCGATACCGGCGCCGCGCCCATGCAGGAAGTGCTGCACGACTCCAAGCTCACCCCTATGCAATGGCTGATCCTTACTCTGGGTATGCTGGCCAGCATGATCGAGGGCTTCGATATTGTCGTCATTGCCTACGCCTCCCCCGCCATCAGCGCAGACTGGGGGATTCCCGCCGAGAAAATGGGCCTGGTGCTCAGCGCCGGGGTATTCGGCATGACCCTGGGCGCGATGTTTTTATCCTGGATCGCCGACCGCTATGGGCGGCGTATGGCCGTGAGCGGCTCACTAATTGTGGCGGGCATTACCACTAGCGCCATTATGGTGAGTCACACTGCCACCGACCTGATTATTCTTCGCGCCGTCGCCGGTTTGGCACTGGGGCTGTTGGTAGCCTCACTGACACCGCTGATGGGGGAGTTTAGCCCCGCCAGGCACCGGGTGTTGATTATCTCCATCATGGTGGCCGGCGCATCTGCTGGCGCGGTGATTGGCGGCATGCTTACCGGCGCCCTAATCGAGACATTGGGCTGGAAACCGATCTTTCTCTACGCTGGCCTGCTGACCATCGTGGTGGGCATTGCCAGCCAGCTGGTGATACCGGAATCCATCGCCTTTACCATAAAACGCCACCCCGAAATCGCTCTGGACAAGGTCAACAAAACCCTCAAGTTCATCGGCCAACCCCAAGTCGCCAGCCTGCCCCCGGTGAGCGAAGGCGAAAGCGCCGAGAAGGCCGCTGTGACATCACTGCTGACGCCCAGCCGTCGCAATACTACCCTGCTGGCCTGGGCCGCTTTCTTTACCGGCTTTGTGGTGGTGTATTTTATTAGCAGTTGGATGCCGCAGGTACTGACCAACGCCGGCCTACCCCAACAGCAAGCGATTCAAGGCACCGCCGCCATCCCCTTTGGCTCCATTATCGGCACCATGATGATGGGCTATCTGGCCAAGCGCTATGCACTAAACAAAATTATCGCTGCCGGTTTTGTGCTGGGCACCCTGTGCATCTTTGCGGTGGGCGGCATGACCAACAGCATTAACGCCATCCCCTATGCCGCCATCTGGATCATGCTGTTTTTGATTGGCATTACCCTGATGGGCGCCTTCTCCAATCTCTACAACATCGCCCTGGCCATTTACCCTGCGCAGGTACGCAGCACCGGTTTGGGCTGGGCAGCGGGCCTCGGCCGCGCCGGCGCGGTGATCAGCCCATTACTGGCTGGCGTCCTGATGGGTTTGGGTCTGTCAATGCCAGTATTGTTTGTGATCTTTGCGGTGCCAGCGCTGGCCGCCGCAGTGTGTACCTGGATGATTACGCCGAAGGAGCTGCCGTAG
- a CDS encoding NAD(P)H-dependent flavin oxidoreductase: protein MKLITPFSEMLGIEYPIVQGGMMWVGRAELAAAVSNAGGLGILTALTQPSPDDLRREIERCREMTDKPFGVNLTILPSVNPPPYAEYRKAIIDSGITIVETAGHNPREHVEDFKSHGIKVIHKCTAVRHGVSAQKMGVDAISIDGFECAGHPGEDDIPGLILIPAAADKISIPMIASGGFGDGRGLVAALALGAQGINMGTRFCATKEAPIHDNIKQLLVDHDERDTNLIFRSLRNTGRVAKNAVSNEVVEILKDPKAEFEDVAHLVKGADGRTALETGKVDAGLVWAGQVQGLIHDIPSCDELIQRIVSEAVALIKERLPVTVN from the coding sequence ATGAAATTAATAACCCCCTTTTCCGAAATGCTTGGCATTGAATACCCCATCGTTCAGGGCGGCATGATGTGGGTGGGCCGGGCCGAGCTGGCCGCTGCGGTCTCCAACGCTGGCGGTCTGGGCATCCTCACCGCCCTCACTCAACCCAGCCCCGATGACCTGCGCCGGGAAATCGAGCGTTGCCGGGAGATGACCGACAAGCCCTTTGGCGTCAACCTGACTATTTTGCCCTCAGTGAACCCGCCCCCCTACGCCGAGTACCGCAAGGCCATTATCGACAGCGGCATCACCATTGTTGAAACCGCCGGCCACAACCCGAGAGAGCATGTGGAGGATTTTAAATCCCACGGTATTAAGGTTATTCACAAATGTACGGCCGTTCGTCACGGTGTTTCAGCGCAAAAAATGGGCGTAGACGCCATTTCCATCGATGGCTTTGAGTGTGCCGGCCACCCCGGTGAAGACGACATTCCCGGGCTGATCTTGATCCCCGCCGCAGCGGATAAAATCTCAATTCCCATGATTGCCTCGGGGGGCTTTGGCGACGGTCGCGGGCTGGTAGCCGCTCTGGCCCTGGGGGCACAGGGCATCAATATGGGCACCCGCTTCTGCGCCACCAAAGAGGCCCCCATCCACGACAATATCAAGCAGCTGCTGGTGGACCACGACGAGCGCGACACCAACCTGATCTTCCGCTCTTTGCGCAATACTGGCCGGGTGGCCAAAAACGCCGTCTCCAATGAAGTCGTGGAGATTCTCAAAGACCCCAAGGCGGAATTCGAAGATGTTGCCCACCTGGTAAAAGGTGCCGATGGCCGCACCGCGCTGGAAACGGGCAAGGTCGATGCCGGCTTGGTCTGGGCCGGCCAAGTGCAGGGCTTAATTCACGACATCCCCAGCTGCGACGAATTGATTCAGCGCATCGTCAGCGAGGCCGTCGCCCTGATCAAAGAGCGCCTTCCGGTCACTGTAAACTAG